GCCTGATAGTGACCGCCCACCCCGGAGGAGAACCGGTGACCGCCCTGAATGCCGGGGAGGTATTGAATATCGGGTCCACCATGAAGCTCTTTATCCTCAGCGCCCTGGCCGACCGAATACACCGGGGCCAGGCCTCATGGGAAGACATTGTGGAACTCCGGCCCAAGCACCGCTCCCTTCCCTCGGGGTTTCTGCACACATGGTCCGAAGGAGCCCCCTTCACCCTCTACAGCCTGGCCGGGCTGATGATCAGTCAAAGCGATAACACCGCCACGGATATCCTCCTGGATTACCTTGGCCCCGAGGCTGTAGAAGAATACGCCATGACTCACTACGGAGTAACCGAAGCCAGCCTACCCATCCTGAGCACCCGGCAGCTATTCCAGCTAAAGGCGGATCACCGGGCCAGGGAGCGCTTCAAGGCAGCACCGACGGCAGCCCAGCGGAGACAGATAGCATCCCAGCTTGGGGGAGAGCTGCCTGATGCGTCGTCCATCTTTCCCGGGGGACGTCCCGTGGATGTGGGCTCTACGGGGTACCTGGGTACTACCGCATCCCTCCAGGCGGTTATGACTGATCTCTGGCTGGAGAATGAGGATGAACGGGTCCGGGAGATTTTATCTATCAACCCCGGGATCGCCTTGGATGAGCAGCGGGTTGCCCGGATAGGGTATAAGGGGGGATCCGAGCCCGGGGCAATAAACATGACCCTGGGGGTGGAAGCCAAGAATGGCCGCACCTACATCATCAGTGCGACCTGGAACAATCCCTCCCAGGGGCTCAATGAAAGCCGGTTCGTGGGACTGATCCAGGGCCTGGTGGATGTGCTTAGCGCAGTTGAATCACCCTAACAACACCTGCTCCTATTGCTGCAGGTGAACCGTTCTGGTGGGGAAGGCGAACTCCACGTTCAGGGTCCGGCAGGCCTCCAGAAGTTTTAGATTGATCTCCTGCTGGATGTCCATGTACTGGGCGTAGTCCGGAACCTCGACGTAGTACACGGTTTCGAAGTCCAGGGATGAACCGGCGAACCGGGCGAAGTGGCAGCGGTCGAAGCTGGCCTGGGGAATATCGTCGATAATGCTCTTGAGGGTTTTAGGGAGCTGCTCCAGGCGGTCCTTCGGGGTGCTGTACTCAACCCCGAAGGTGAAAACGATCCTCCGGCGTTTCATCTTCTTGAAGTTATGCACCTGGGTCTTGGTCAGGTCGGAGTTGGAAACCACCAATTCTTCCCCGGCCAGGGTGAGGATCCTGGTGGTTTTGATGCCCACCTTTTGCACGGTTCCCATTTTATCCCCGAACAGAATGAAATCTCCCACCTCGAAGGGGCGGTCGATGAGGATGACAAAGTAGTTAAACAGGTCTCCCAGAATACCCTGGGCAGCGATGGCTACGGCGATTCCCGAAACACCCAGTCCGGCAACGATGGCTGAGATGTTGAATCCCAGATTATCCAGAACAAAGATGAACCCCAGGCTCCAGATGAGCAGGGACAGGATTGCCCTGAGGGGCTTTAACCGGTTCGCTTCCTCCGGACCCCGGCGTTCCAGATACCGGCTCAGGACATTGCCCGCAGCAGCTACCAGGAGTCGCAGAACCAGAAATGCCGCAAGGAGGCCCAGACCAACCCGGATTCCCCCTTCAAGATCCTGGGGCAGGGTCAGCCTGGTGAGGGCGGCATAGATCAGACCGATGACAGCCAGGGGCCGGATGAGCCCCAGGGCTATCCCGGCCATGGAACCCAGCCCACTGTCATGGTTTTTTGGGGACTGTTTTATTGCCCATGAGAGCGCCCAAAGCACCAAGAGGCCGCCTAAAACCAGGCCGGCGGAAAGCAGATAGTCTAAAACGCTGTTATTAAAGAATTCCCGGGTGAGTACTGTGTTATCCATGGTAGTAGAAATACTGTTGCTGCTGGAAAAAGTCAAATCTTCCCGGGAAGCCGTAGAGAGTTCTTGGATCGTGCGCACTAAGATAGTTGTTAATCCCCGTCGGAATTCTGGTCCCGATCCTGGTCCGGGTCTTGGGGGTGGTACTGTTCGATGAGGGAACGGGTCTGGGGGTTTTCCAGCAGGCGTTTGACTGTTTGGGGATCACCCAGGATTTTGAACAGCTCGCTGCCTGCGTTCTCCACGAGTTGTTGTTCTTCCGGGGAGATTTCGATGGGGGGGAACTGTTCCGACCGGACGATTTGATCGATCCGGGATGAGAGGGTCCGGAACAGGGGTGAATCAATGAAGCTATCCAGCCAGGGGTGGTCGGAGCTGCGGGGCGGCTCGGGGGGACGGTGCTGTTCCAATTCGTCCAGGCTGCCGGTGATCCGGGTTTTTTCCTTGGTGTCGATGGAGAGCTCATTGATCTGGCGGCGCAGGGTGTCGATAATGCGGTTTTTATCCGCCAGTTCCCTGGAGTGAAGCCGTTCGGTGGTTTCGGTTTGATTCTTTAAGTAACGCATGTAGGTTCCCAACTCGTCTGCATCCGCCGAGAGCCGGTTCAGAATGGACGAGAGCCGTACAAGCATATCGTTGTCGGTGTAGTAGGGGTAGCGCACAACGTGATCGATTTCGCCCCATGCTTCCTCAAAGATGGTCCGGACCTGAATCTCTGCGATGTAGCGGCCTTTACCGGGATTGGATTCCACCAGGTAATGCACTGAGCGGTAGCCGTGGGGATGTTCCTGAATGCGGCACTGTTTTTCGGTGTAGTAGTCCAAGATCCGGGGGGAATCGCCGTGACGGTAGTAGGCCGTAGGGGCCTCGGCGAAGTTCCAGTGTTTCTGCAGGTATTCATGGATATTGATCCAATCCTCCTTAAACAGATGCAGGGCCCGGATACCGATAAGGTCTGTAACCTCCTGGGTGACATTTTCCGGGGTTATGTTCCGGGATGGATCCGCGATGGTCTTCCGGATGATTTTTTCGAGGAGATGGTCGGTTTCCTTGATTCGGTAGTTCAGGGAGTGAACCTTGGTGCACTTCAGCAGGCTGTCAACCACATACCGTCCCAGGGTGTGCAGCTCGGGTTTGATGGTTTCGTAGCTGCGGGCAATATCTTCCAGGGTCGACCAGCGTAGTCCGCTCCGGTCGAAGGCCAAGGGATCGATGTTGAATCGGCTGAAAAAATCTTCTTGGGCCACAATTTACTCCTTTATCTTCGGGGTGGGCGGGTATTACCCGGGCAGCCTTCACCGGACTGCCGAGTGCTGAGTGTTGAGTAGCAAAGGATTCTCAGGCTGTCCTCCCATTTTAAGATACAGCGATGCCGGGGAAAATGTTACAGTTCGGGGGAAATCTCGGGTCGGTTACCGAGATAACGCGGCTGTTTTTTCCTGGTAGTACGGGTAGTCGCCCTCAAAAACGGACATAGTGCCGCGGTCGATTTCGAAGACCCGGTTTGCAATCCGGGTTAAGAAGTAGCGGTCGTGGCTGACTAGGATTAGGGTGCCGTCAAATTCCTGGAGAGCCTCGAGCAGAACCTCGCGGCTTTCGATATCCAGGTGATTGGTGGGCTCATCCAATACCAAGAAGTTTACCGGTCTGGCGAGCATACAGGCAAGCATGACCCGGCTTTTTTCTCCCCCCGAGAGGACGCTGATCTTTTTCTCCGAATCGTCTCCGGAAAACTGAAAGGCCCCGAGGATGCTTTTGATGCTACCGATGGTTGCCAGGGGAAGGCGGTGCTGCACCTCTTCGAGGATAGTGTTTCCCGGCTCTAGTAGATCGCTGCTGTATTGGCTGAAATAGCCCATTTCCACGCTGCCGCCCAGGGTTACTACTCCGGAACTCGGCTCGGTTTGTCCCGAGATGACCTTCAGAAGGGTGGATTTTCCGGCACCGTTGATACCGGTCAGGGCGATTTTATCGCCCCGGGCTATAGTGGCCGAAATTCCGCCGAAGACCTGGAGCCGGCTGCCGTCCTCTTGGGGCCAGGATTTTTCCAGGTTCTCCAATACGACCACCTGGTCGCCGCTACGCTGTACCGGGGCAAAGCGGATTTTCATGGTTTTGGGATCCGGGGGGAGTTCTACCCGGTCGATTTTTTCGATGGTTTTAATGCGGCTCTGTACCTGGGCCGCATGGCTGGCCCTGGCGGCAAATCTGGCTATGAATTCCTCTTCCTTGGCAAGCATGGCTTGCTGGCGCTTGAATGTAGCCTCTAATTGTTCCCGTCGGATTTGACGTTCCGTGAGGTAGAAGTCGTAGTCTCCCGAGTAGGTAGTGATGGTGCCCTGGGCGATTTCAACGGTTCTGCTGCAGAGCCGGGTCATAAATTCCCGGTCATGGCTCGTCATGACGATGGTTCCGTCAAAGGTGTTGAGCCAGGATTCCAGCCAGACGATGGATTCCAGATCCAGGTGGTTGGTGGGTTCGTCCATAAGCAGTACGGTGGGATTCTGAAGGAGGATTTGGCCCAGGGCGATCCGCATCTTCCATCCCCCTGAGAAGGACTCCACGGGTTCATCCCAGCGGTTCCGGGAAAATCCCAAGCCGGTGAGGATGGTTTCCGCCTTGGTTTCTAGGTTGTATCCGTCCAGATTCAGGAACTCCTCCTGGAGCTCCCCGTAGCGGTCCATGTCTTTCTCGGAGAAGCCCTCCGGGTCGGCCATACGGTTTTCCAGGTCGGTCAGCTCCCGGGCTACCTGGCTTACCCGGCCGGCACCCCGGATGAGGGTTTCGAAGAGGCTGCCGCCCTGCATCTCTCCCGTCTCCTGGGAGAAGTATCCCAGATCCACCCCTGGATCCATGGTGATTGAACCGGAATCCGGTTTTTCCTGACCGGTTATAAGGCGAAAAACCGTAGATTTACCCGCCCCGTTAGGACCTACCAGGCCGATCCGGTCTCCCCGGCGTACTAATAGATCAGCCTTGGAAAAGAGAACCCGATCGCCGTGGACAACCGAAATCCCCGATAGATGTATCATGAGAGCCTCCCGCGGTGGGGAGTGTAGCGAGTTTTGGTACCTTGTAACAGCCCCCGGTGGGCCCGGGGGGCAGGACGGGAGCGGCTTCCGGGGTACTCAGGCGGTATCCTCCCGGGTTTGCTCTTGGACCAGGAGGGGGATATGCAGGCAGAACCGGGTGCCGCGGTGTTCTTCCTGCTGGATTTTCACCCGCCCTTGCACCGATTTGAGGCGGTCCCTCACGAGGCTGAGGCCCACACCCCGGCCTGCATGGAGATCCGCCTGCCCAGCGGTACTGAAGCCTGGGGAGAAGAGCAGCTTAAACAGGGAGGATGGGGTGTGAGGGCCATCGGAATCCCGCAACAGCCCCAGGGAAAGCGCTTTTTGGCGGATGGATTCGAGGTTCAAGCCCCGACCGTCATCCTCCAGGGTGATAATGCCATGGTCGTCGGTCCTGGTAATGGAAAGGCGGATGGTCCCCTGGCCGGGTTTTCCTGAGGAACTCCGCTGATCCGGGGGCTCAATGCCGTGATACACGGCGTTCCGTACCAGCTGGACGAGGATCTCCTTGAGTTCCCGGCGGGGGAGGTCTTCCAGGATATGGGGTTCCAGGGCGTCGATTTCAAGACGGACCTGTTTCCCCTGGGCGGATGCGGCTTTTTCAGCCACCTTTTCCAGGGTCTTAATGAGGACATGTTCCCCCTGGAGGTGGATCTCTCCGGATTTGAAGGACCGGATCTTGCCGATGAGGGTTTTGAATACATCCAGGGAACGGTAAATATCTTCCAGCTGGAGGGTGACTCGGAGGGTATCCTGAAAGGTGATGTCTGGGTTCTCCCGAAGATTGGCTATGTCCTGTTCAATGGTATGGAGTTTTTGGCCGAAATTCTGGAGTCCCAGGATAACCGCGTTGGATTTTATGGCGTGGACGCCCTGAAAGGTCTGTACCATGGCAGCCTGGGTCTGGGTGCGGGAGTCCTTGAGGATCTGATTGATCTGTTCAAGCTCGTAATCGGTATCCTGAATAAAGTCGTCGAAGACCCGGGGATCCACGTGGATGACCTCGAAGAGGGACTGCATCTCCTCCTGGCGCTTCGCCTCCTCTTCAGAGAGCTGGCGGGTAAGCTCGACCTCCCGGGTCTGGTCCTTGATCAGGCAGAGGATCTGCACCTGGCCGTCCTCCCGGTCCACCGGGGCGAAACTACATGCCAGAATCCTGGGTTCGCCGCCATGGGTGGGTTGGTAGGTGAATTCGTGGAGGGGATTGATGTCTAGGAGCATCTCCTCATCGAAGGAGCGCTGACGGACCATGTCGAAGTAATCCTGAACAGACTGTAGCTCCTTATCCTTGAGTGAGCTGGTCAGCAGACCGGGAAGACTCATGCCTGACAGGTCCGGAACATCCAGGATGCGGGCAGCAGAAGGGGAGTAGTTGGGTTGGATCTGGTATTCTTCGTTTATCAGGAAGATGCCGTCCTTCAGATTGTCTTTCATGGCGGTGATTTCGTCGCGTTCTACCTGTAGGCGCCGGTTCAACGCAGCCAACTGGATGTCCTTGTTCATTTTGGTGCGCTCGTAGACGATGGTGGAGGCGAAAATGAGGAGGTACACCCCAATGGCCCGGAGGGCGAATCCCGTCTGGAAATCCATCTGAGCCAGCCCGGGAAGGAGCACCGTCACCCCGAGGAATACACCCAGAAGGCCGGCCAACATGGATCCCCACTGCATACCCAAAACGAAAACGGCAATAATGGGAAAGGAGAATGCCCATAACACCCCCGACCCCTGGACCCCTCCCCCAAAGGTGAGAAACCCGCAGAGGAACATGTACGGCACGACGGTAAGAAATCCGGAAATGATGAAGGGCGCGCTGCTCCGGAGCAGGAAGAACCCCACCAGGGTGGTAAGCCCCATGGCGATGTCGAAGGCCGCTTGAATCCCCGCACCGGCCTGGAGGCTCTGATACCCGAAGAGGAAGAGCAGACTGCCGCCCAGAATGATGAGGGTATTGAGCATGATGTACCGGATTCTTCCGTCCATCGCCGAGGGGTCCCGGGGATCGAATTCTTTTCCGCTGGTAATAAGATTCACGAAGAGGTTTGTCTTGCGACTGGTCATGGTTCATCCCTTTTTTATCTGGTTTCTGGTATGGTAATCGGAACCCAATCCTGGGCTGGATTCCGGAAAGACCCCGGGTTGACGGACCGGATACTGCCGCCGTTCTATCCAACCGCCTCGATAGCCACGGAAAGGCAAAACGTATCCCCCGAGGGAAGACGGAAGGGAATGCAGATGATCCTGGTCTGCTCGGTGGGCCAGATAACCGAATGGTTGTTTCCCCGGACGATGGTCGGCAGGGAGATGACCAGCCGGAAGGATTCCTCCAGCCCGCGTTTGGCATTACCGGCGATAATATTTACCACCTCGCCGATGGCATCCACCACCTCGTCGTCCAGACCGGTGTGCTGCTGCCCCGTCAGGGTACTGGTAAGGGACAGGGCCAGGTTCAGCTTCATGGAGATAACCACCGCCCCCCGGGCCTCCCCGGTTAGCCCGATGACAGCGGAAATATCCCAATTGTTCGCCTCGCTGCGGTCGATGAAGTGGGGCCTGTCAGCCCGTACCTCGGTTTGGAGAAAATCTCGGAATACCGATTCGCAAACCTCAACGAAGGGTTGTATATATTTTTCCACATCGGACTCCTATTTCAGGTGTAGCTTTGCCAACTTCTGCTGGAAGGTCTTCTCGTTCACCGGCTTGATGATGTAATCCGTAGCCCCGTTTTTCAGGGCTTCAATGACGTTGTACCGGGCTGCCTCGCTGGTAATCATGATGATAGGCAGATCTTTATGGAGGGGATTCGAACGCGCCTGCTTCAGAAAATCCAAGCCCGACAGTTCGGGCATGTTCCAGTCCAGGAGAACCAGGTCGATGGCATTATTATCCAGCCGTACCAGGGCTTCCTTCCCCGTGGAGGCCTCGATAAACTCGCAGGGAATATTCATGGATAAAAAGGTGTTCTTAACAATGTTCCGCATGATCCGGGAATCATCCACAACCAGTACCGTTTTTGCGCCCATTATTCCTCCATTTCGTTCATTGTAATGCATAGGAATGGTTAATCAATAGGGGCGCCTCTAAAAAGGTAATATTTTCTCCATAGTGAGGCGGAACAAGTTGAGTTTTATTGGTCCCGCTCTTTCCCCGAGCCTAGGGCCGGGTGAGCTTAGAGAAGGCGCTCCGGGTTTGTACGGGTTCCTCCCCCGAGCCTAGGGCCCGGGCACCAATAGCGAGATCAGCATGATACCGGCGAACAGTATGATTACCCCCGAGCTTACTGCCTCAAGGATACCCAATACCCTGCCCGCCGGAGAGTGGCTCCGATGCAGCAGGGTTTGTAACTGCTGTCTGCCGGCTACCACGCCTACCGCCAGGGCTGACATGGCGATGAATCCCCCCAGGGAGACCCCCGCCACCAGGAAGACGCTGAATGCCAGGCTGCGGTTTGCAACCCCGTAGACCAGGATGGCGGTGGACACCGGGCAGGGAACGAGGGCTACACTCATAGCAAGCCCCAGGGGGGAGGACGGTCCGGCTGACCGGGGGGTATCCGGTTCCCCGTGGGAGTGGCCGGAATGGCCCCCTCTACCTTCCGGGAGGTGGTGGGGATGGGAATGATGATGATGCATGCTCGGCCTATGGTGGGAGATCCAATGGCCCAGGGTGAGAATCAGAATCAGGCTGTAACTGACCAGTTGGAGCCACCAAGAGGCCTCGTTCTGGAAGTTGGAAAACACCACCTGGAATACCACCGTGCCTAAGAAGACCACTACCCCGGCGGACAGGCTGTCCACCAGGTTGACCAGGGCGCTGTATGCGATGCCCTGGCGTAATCTGGCACGGTTTCCCAAAAAGTAGGAGACGGTGAATACCTTTCCGTGGCCGGGTCCGAGGATATGGATGATTCCAAACAACACTGCGGTGAGGAAGGCGGAGACTCCCGCGCCGATATCTGCTTCTTCCATGACCCGGCGGGTAAGGTCCGAGAGCCGGCTGTGTAATTCCCGGGAGGTGCGGCGGATCCAGGAGGCTGCAGCCTGGAAGGGGGAGGCCAGGGGTGCTGGGGTGGAGTTCAGCACCGGAGTCGGTGATTCCTGGGACGGCGATGAGCCAGGGGTCTTGGAATCACCGCGAAAAAAGGGATCCTGACCGAAGAGGGGCAGGGCCTGAAGGGACAGGAGGAGAAACAAGAGGATTGGAAGCCGGATCATGGCAGGATCCTGAACCGCAGAGATTGTACCGGCAGGCGGCCCCATTCGCCGAAGTCCCAGGTTTCGGTGGGAAGATAGGGCTGGATGCTTCGGCCCCGGGTGGAGATGGGGGTTTCCGAGGCGGTAAGCAGGAAGTCGGTGTAGTAGCTCTGGTCGATATTGGCGATGCGCAAGGCGGGCAGATCCTGCCAGGGGACTGGGGTGTCCAGAGTGAACTGGAAGACCAGGCGGCCCTGGGTGATACTGCTGGTGAAGGAGCGGGCTTCGGGGATGGAAAGCCGGCGGTTGTTTACAAAAATGAAGAAGAAGTAGCTCCGGGATACGAGGTGGCTGAACATCAGTTCCCGGACGACGGCTATTTCCTCGGGGTCAAGGGTCCCGTCTCCGTCTGCATCGGCATCAACCAGAACCGCCGAGGAGTAGTATTCATCAAAGGTCCATTCCACCCCCAGCTCGGCCAGGCCTGCGGAATTAAACCGGGGTGTTACCGCCGTATCGATCCAGATGTGGGGGTGGGAAAAGCCCAGAGCGGGCACCAGGATCAGCATCATCAGCAGGCCGAGGCGTTGGGTGTCCGGCTTTGTACTGGGGTGTTTTGACCTTCGGGGCATAGGGTTCCTTTCCGGTAATATCTTGTAGTATCTTAGCGGATTAATAAGGATTTATACAACCTGCCGGGGTGCCTTCATGAACATCATGGTCCGGAAGTTCGGCTCCGGCCCAGGGTCTCCGGTTTGACTAGATACTGTTGGGGTGATTCTCATGCCGTCCGCCAGGGGACAGCCAGCGCAACCCCGGCGGTGTCCGGTCACCCCGGGACCCCGAGCTTGCCCCGTTGTACCGGAGCTGCAAAACCGGACGCAGGGGGGCGGTCCGGTTTCGGGGGCTGGGCTTAGGGGCTGGCAGAGAATGGTACCCCGGTCTCGGGCGAACTGGAGCAGGCTGTTCAGGTCGCCGGGGCTGCAGTCCAGAGAGAGCTGGAGCTCCAGGTAGGTGGCCGGACGTCCCGGGGGCAGAACCCCCAGGAGATCGTGTAAACTCGGGGTGATCATGCCACATCCCGGGATGAGCTAGCCCCAGGGGTGTTCAGAGCACCCCTCCTCCGGCCGACCAGGTAGAAGGCCCCGTATATACCCGCCAAACTGAGGAGGGAAAGAAGGATGGCGATGATGCTTCCCCCCTCGGCGAGCTGATAAAAGAGGGTTGCGATGTTGTAGGCTAGGACGGTTAGGTAGACCACTGCGGCCCACCCGTATCCGGCTCCCATCTCCCGGACCATGGCACCCAGGGCTGCTGCACAGGGAAAGTAGATAAGGACGAAGAGCAGGTAGGCGTAGGCGCCTGCGGGGCTGAACCGGCTGGTCAGGGCCGCTGCGGTCGCTGCATCCCCACCGGCCTCCTGAATGACCTCTTGGCTGTCCCCCTGGATCATTCCGATGCCCAGGGGGTCTGCCAGGCCCTCGATCCAGCCTGTAAGGTTCGCCGGTATGCTGAGGAAGGCTTCTCGGATGCCCGGCCATGGGGAGAATGCCGGAGACTCGGCAGCCGCGTCAGGGGCTGGAGGGGAATCGGTTTCAGGAGCTGGGTTCGGGGCTGCCGCGGGGGCAGCAATCTGGGCATCAACTTGGGAGTAGAGGGAGTTTAGGGTTCCGACTACTGCTTCTTTTGCAAAGATGCCGGTGAAGAGGCCGACGGTGGCCGGCCAATTGTCTTCCTGGATTCCCATGGGTTGGAAGACCGGTTGAATGGTCTTTCCCATAAGGCTCAGGAGGGATTCTTCGGAATCCTGGTTGCCGATGCTGCCGTCGGTTCCGATGGAGTTTAGAATGCCCAGAACTGCCACTGCTATCAGAATCACCTTACCCGCCCGGAGACTGAACTGCCCCAGACGACGGCCCACCGAGGAAACCAGAGGCACTATCCTCGGCGCCTGGTAGGGGGGCAGTTCCATGATGAAGGGGGTGGGCGGTCCGGTGAAGAGGGTGCGCTTTACCAGCAGGCCGGTTCCTATGGCCAGGACAGCGCCGGTTATGTAGAGGGAAAACACCACAAGGCCCGAGGCGTCGGGAAAAAAGGCCGCAGCGAAGAGGGCGTAGACCGGCAGCCGCGCGCCGCAGGACATGAGGGGTGCCATGAAGCCGGTGATTATCCGGTCACGTTTATGTTCCAGGGTTCGGGTTGCCATGATGGCGGGCACGGTGCATCCGAATCCCACCAAAAGGGGAACAAAGGCCTTGCCCGGCAGACCGATGCTCCGTAACAGTCGGTCCATGACAAAGGCGGCCCGGGCCATGTACCCCGATTCCTCCAAGAGGGAGAGAACCAGGAACATCATACCCACCACGGGAATGAAGGTCGCCACGGTCTGTATGCCCGCTCCCAATCCGTCAGCCAGCAGCACTCGGAGAAACGCCGGTGCAGCCAGGGTGTTCAGCAAGGCGGCAGTACCGTCCACAAAAATAGTGCCAAAGAGAATATCAAAGAAGTCGATGAATGCTCCGCCGATGGTCATGGTCAACCAGAATGCCAGGTACATGACCCCCAGGAAAATGGGTATTCCCCAGACCCGGTGCATGGTGATTCTATCTGCCCTGGAGAGTCCCGGTCGTCCGCCCCTGCTCCGGCGGGAGGGAGGGGTTGGGGCTGCTCCGCCGGATTGATCGGGGCGGTGGTTAAGGCTGGATGTGCCGGGGGATGCGCAGCAGCTGCGGTTGGGTTTTCTTAGGGTATCCTGGGATATGCTGCGGATGAGCCGGTATTTTGCATCGGCTACCAGGATGTCGGGATCCATTTCCAGGGTCGCCTCCAGGGCGGCGGCGGAGCTGTTGAGGCGTTCCCGGATCCGGGGTGTTAATTCCTCATCCTGTTCGAGGTATTTGATTGCAAGCCACCGGGGAGAAACCGCCAAATCAGCGGCCAGGTCGCCAAGCAGGGTCTCCTGGGTTTTAATCCAGCCTTCCAGCTCCTCCGGATAGGGTACGACCGGGAGGGGTTGGGTATCTCTGGGGCGAGGGTGAGAGGGAGGGGGCGCCACAAGGGTGCCGAGCCGGCCGGCTAGGTCAGCCTGGTCCTGGCGGTTTCGGGCGTTTACTGCGGCCACGGGGATACCGCCCAGGGCCCGGGAGAGGGCCTGGGTGTTAATCTCCCGGGTAATACGGTCTGTTTTCGTGAGAACTACCATGAGGGGGGTGCCCATTTCCAGAAGCTGGAGGGTGAGGTAGAGATTGCGCTCCAGATTGGAGACGTCTACCAGATTCACCACCAGATCCGCCTGACCGGAGAGGATAAACCGCCGGGCCACCTGTTCATCCTCGGAATTCGCATTCAGGGAGTAGAGGCCGGGTAGATCCACCACCTGTACCGGCGAGGGCTTGCTTCCCCGGGGACCGTGATCCAGATTCGGGGCCTGGGTGGCGGCATCCTTGGTCCTCCTGGCTTCCCCCGGCAGGGTAAGAATCCCGTATACCTGTTCCACTGTTACGCCCGGCCAGTTTCCCGTGCGCTGGGTGCTGCCTGTAAGGCCGTTGAAGAGGGTGGTTTTGCCGCAGTTCGGGTTCCCGATGAGGGCGATGGTTGGTGCCTTGGTCGGGGCGGGGTGTTTGGCTGCGCCGGATCGGTCGGGGCTCATAGCTCTCCTCCTTTTGGATTGTCCCGGAAGATGAGAATTTCTGCCTCTGCCTTACGCAGGGAGAGATTGTATCCCCGGAGTTCGATCTCAATGGGATCCCCTAGGGGGGCAATGCCGGTTACATGGATTTCTTCTCCCGGGGTGAGCCCCATGGAGAGTAGGCTCCGGCGGTATGCGCTGCTGCCCGGGCGGTATCCGGCTATGGTCCCCCGGAATCCTTTTCGTAATATGGTGGTCATGGGTAGATCCTCCTTTAGCTGTGGTGGTTATGGTCTGGTTTCATTCCTAGGGGTGTTACCCCAATGGCTTGGACAAGTTCCTGACTCAGGGCTAGGAGACTATCTCCGGACTGAACGAGTCTGGTGCCCCCGTGCCTGTTTTCTACCATCATGATCCTGGAGCCCGGTAACAGTCCCTGGCTGATGGCCTGGGAACGCAGGGAGGGGCAGCAGGGCAGGGTTTGGATGATCGCCTCGCTGTGGGGCTGTACATCCCCAAGGGAAGTCGAGCCGGGGAGGTGCCTTCCGGGACCGATGCGGCGCCGGAATCCCCTCATCCTCCCGGGTGATGGGTTGTTTTGGCGGCCGAATCTTCCTACGCGGCCCCAGCCTCTATGAATCATGGTGTTCTCCTCGGGTATCCTGCATTAGCCGGGTGTTTAGCCTAAGGAAGCTCTCAAGAGTTAATGCAGATAAACAAAGTAAGAGGAGTCTAACATTGGATGTTCGGGTGGTCAATATGAATTTGGTTCAGATGGTATCTGAAGGGGGAAGTAGGGCTCGGATTGCCTGTTCCAGGGAGGAAAACCCAGGGGAAAGGTGGGAAAGACCGGTTCTCAGTCCGGGGAGGGTTTGATCTACTGCGGCCTGTTCAAGGGTTGCGGCAAGTTTGGCCACCCCGGGTGCGCTTATTCCCAGACTGCTGCCCTTGAGGGCGTGGCAGAGTTCACGAATTTCAGCCCAATCCCGGTCATCCCCCGGGTCGGTCTGCCGCCAGGCCGATAATCCATCCACGATCTCCCGGGCCCGGGGGAGATATCCTTCAAGCACCCTGGTAACGGTGTCGGCATCACCCATAAAGGTATCCAGGAG
The DNA window shown above is from Spirochaeta lutea and carries:
- a CDS encoding DUF1007 family protein; translated protein: MPRRSKHPSTKPDTQRLGLLMMLILVPALGFSHPHIWIDTAVTPRFNSAGLAELGVEWTFDEYYSSAVLVDADADGDGTLDPEEIAVVRELMFSHLVSRSYFFFIFVNNRRLSIPEARSFTSSITQGRLVFQFTLDTPVPWQDLPALRIANIDQSYYTDFLLTASETPISTRGRSIQPYLPTETWDFGEWGRLPVQSLRFRILP
- a CDS encoding response regulator, whose product is MGAKTVLVVDDSRIMRNIVKNTFLSMNIPCEFIEASTGKEALVRLDNNAIDLVLLDWNMPELSGLDFLKQARSNPLHKDLPIIMITSEAARYNVIEALKNGATDYIIKPVNEKTFQQKLAKLHLK
- a CDS encoding chemotaxis protein CheX, yielding MEKYIQPFVEVCESVFRDFLQTEVRADRPHFIDRSEANNWDISAVIGLTGEARGAVVISMKLNLALSLTSTLTGQQHTGLDDEVVDAIGEVVNIIAGNAKRGLEESFRLVISLPTIVRGNNHSVIWPTEQTRIICIPFRLPSGDTFCLSVAIEAVG
- a CDS encoding nickel/cobalt transporter, coding for MIRLPILLFLLLSLQALPLFGQDPFFRGDSKTPGSSPSQESPTPVLNSTPAPLASPFQAAASWIRRTSRELHSRLSDLTRRVMEEADIGAGVSAFLTAVLFGIIHILGPGHGKVFTVSYFLGNRARLRQGIAYSALVNLVDSLSAGVVVFLGTVVFQVVFSNFQNEASWWLQLVSYSLILILTLGHWISHHRPSMHHHHSHPHHLPEGRGGHSGHSHGEPDTPRSAGPSSPLGLAMSVALVPCPVSTAILVYGVANRSLAFSVFLVAGVSLGGFIAMSALAVGVVAGRQQLQTLLHRSHSPAGRVLGILEAVSSGVIILFAGIMLISLLVPGP
- a CDS encoding ATP-binding protein; this encodes MTSRKTNLFVNLITSGKEFDPRDPSAMDGRIRYIMLNTLIILGGSLLFLFGYQSLQAGAGIQAAFDIAMGLTTLVGFFLLRSSAPFIISGFLTVVPYMFLCGFLTFGGGVQGSGVLWAFSFPIIAVFVLGMQWGSMLAGLLGVFLGVTVLLPGLAQMDFQTGFALRAIGVYLLIFASTIVYERTKMNKDIQLAALNRRLQVERDEITAMKDNLKDGIFLINEEYQIQPNYSPSAARILDVPDLSGMSLPGLLTSSLKDKELQSVQDYFDMVRQRSFDEEMLLDINPLHEFTYQPTHGGEPRILACSFAPVDREDGQVQILCLIKDQTREVELTRQLSEEEAKRQEEMQSLFEVIHVDPRVFDDFIQDTDYELEQINQILKDSRTQTQAAMVQTFQGVHAIKSNAVILGLQNFGQKLHTIEQDIANLRENPDITFQDTLRVTLQLEDIYRSLDVFKTLIGKIRSFKSGEIHLQGEHVLIKTLEKVAEKAASAQGKQVRLEIDALEPHILEDLPRRELKEILVQLVRNAVYHGIEPPDQRSSSGKPGQGTIRLSITRTDDHGIITLEDDGRGLNLESIRQKALSLGLLRDSDGPHTPSSLFKLLFSPGFSTAGQADLHAGRGVGLSLVRDRLKSVQGRVKIQQEEHRGTRFCLHIPLLVQEQTREDTA